From a single Candidatus Defluviilinea gracilis genomic region:
- a CDS encoding metalloregulator ArsR/SmtB family transcription factor gives MTNSSEELVTFFKALADANRLKIVGLLAEKSYSVEELAALLNLKPSTVSHHLARLAEAGLVTSRAESYYTVYQLDRKTLEARSRSMFSQAELSTVVADVDADAYDKKVIKDYSRRDGTLKAFPSQRKKFDAILRYVVKAFDVGKRYSEKRVNEILAQYHEDTATLRRELVGLGLMKREGGGGEYWRI, from the coding sequence ATGACAAACTCAAGCGAAGAACTCGTCACATTTTTCAAAGCGTTGGCAGACGCGAACCGCCTCAAGATCGTCGGTCTGCTGGCGGAGAAATCATACAGTGTGGAGGAACTTGCCGCGCTGTTGAATCTCAAGCCATCCACCGTATCGCATCATTTGGCGCGGCTCGCCGAGGCGGGGTTGGTCACCTCGCGCGCTGAAAGTTATTACACCGTGTATCAATTGGATCGTAAGACGCTGGAGGCAAGATCGCGGAGCATGTTCTCGCAAGCTGAACTTTCGACCGTCGTCGCGGATGTGGATGCGGATGCTTACGATAAAAAAGTGATCAAAGATTATTCCCGCCGCGATGGAACGTTGAAGGCGTTTCCGTCGCAACGCAAGAAATTCGATGCCATCCTCCGCTACGTGGTGAAAGCGTTCGATGTGGGAAAGCGCTACAGTGAAAAACGCGTCAATGAAATCCTTGCGCAATATCATGAAGATACAGCGACGTTGCGGCGCGAATTAGTAGGATTGGGCTTGATGAAACGCGAAGGCGGTGGGGGAGAGTATTGGAGGATATAG
- a CDS encoding GIY-YIG nuclease family protein: protein MDNKKSRRELNREYAERVKPSGVYQVKNLVNGKVLLGSSLNLEGPLNRHRFMLKVGSHTNKVLQQDWNELGAEKFAFEILEEVQRRDDPNFNLEDELTILEMIWLEKLQPFDERGYNLNARIREA, encoded by the coding sequence ATGGACAATAAGAAATCGAGAAGAGAACTCAACCGCGAATATGCGGAGCGCGTCAAACCCTCTGGCGTGTATCAAGTGAAAAATCTTGTCAATGGAAAAGTTTTGCTTGGAAGCAGTTTGAATTTGGAAGGACCGCTCAACCGGCATCGATTCATGCTGAAGGTTGGCAGTCATACCAATAAAGTCCTGCAACAAGATTGGAATGAACTGGGCGCCGAAAAATTTGCTTTTGAAATATTGGAAGAAGTACAACGGAGGGATGATCCGAATTTCAATCTGGAAGATGAGTTAACCATCCTGGAGATGATCTGGCTGGAGAAACTCCAGCCGTTTGACGAGCGCGGTTATAACCTCAATGCAAGGATCCGTGAGGCATAA